A region of Sesamum indicum cultivar Zhongzhi No. 13 linkage group LG7, S_indicum_v1.0, whole genome shotgun sequence DNA encodes the following proteins:
- the LOC105166156 gene encoding uncharacterized protein LOC105166156 (The sequence of the model RefSeq protein was modified relative to this genomic sequence to represent the inferred CDS: added 33 bases not found in genome assembly), giving the protein MVNHSMRKLCPNLDKEDGLETVLEVPIPEEMFNKMGSNAALRWHNMRNLMRAHHRSSADKCAGANPLGPTSTNNDQFMLLLKLVGSAFIPCRIQLDHALTIPIKDATIGASTAKYIVQQYLAATGGLAALNAINSMYAIGQVKMHVASEAVQNTESAKRNCEAGGFVLWQKNPDLWYLELVLSGHKISAGSDGKIGWSQSSSNSNATRGPPRPLRRFFQGLDPRLTAHLFLNTVCIGEKKIKDEDCFILKLDTSAEILKAQGTANTEIVYHTIWGYFSQRTGLLIQFEDTKLIRMKTSVGDDSVFYETSMESVLEDYRPVDGINIAHSGSTTASLYRYGKTLKRKWKLEETWKIEEVDFNICGLSVDYFLPPADDRKDTENDEQGI; this is encoded by the exons ATGGTTAACCATTCCATGAGGAAGCTTTGCCCGAATCTGGACAAAGAAGATGGCTTGGAGACGGTGCTGGAAGTTCCCATACCGGAGGAGATGTTCAACAAGATGGGCAGCAACGCCGCCCTCCGCTGGCACAACATGCGCAATCTTATGCGCGCCCACCACCGCAGCTCCGCCGATAAGTGTGCGGGCGCCAACCCTTTGGGTCCCACCTCCAC TGTAGGATCTGCGTTCATACCTTGTCGGATACAATTAGATCATGCTCTCACCATCCCCATTAAGGATGCCACCATT GGAGCTTCCACTGCCAAGTACATTGTACAACAATATCTAGCAGCCACCGGCGGGCTGGCTGCTCTAAATGCCATCAATAGCATGTATGCCATTGGACAGGTGAAGATGCATGTGGCATCAGAGGCTGTGCAAAATACTGAAAGCGCTAAACGAAATTGTGAAGCCGGCGGTTTTGTGCTCTGGCAGAAGAATCCTGATTTATGGTACCTTGAACTTGTTTTGTCGGGCCACAAGATCAGTGCCGGTAGTGATGGCAAAATAGGGTGGAGTCAATCTTCCTCGAATTCAAACGCTACCAGAGGGCCTCCAAGACCCCTTAGGAGATTTTTTCAG GGCTTAGACCCCAGATTGACAGCCCACCTGTTCTTAAACACGGTCTGCATCGGTGAGAAGAAGATCAAGGACGAAGATTGTTTCATACTGAAGCTAGATACGAGCGCGGAGATACTCAAGGCACAGGGCACTGCCAATACCGAAATAGTCTACCACACGATATGGGGATACTTTAGTCAGAGAACTGGCCTCCTCATCCAATTCGAGGACACAAAACTAATACGAATGAAGACGTCCGTGGGTGATGATTCGGTGTTCTACGAGACGAGCATGGAGTCGGTGCTGGAAGACTATAGACCTGTGGATGGCATCAATATAGCACACAGCGGGAGCACTACCGCCTCGTTGTACAGATACGGCAAGACGCTGAAGAGAAAGTGGAAGTTGGAGGAGACATGGAAGATTGAGGAGGTTGATTTCAACATTTGTGGGCTGTCCGTTGATTACTTCTTGCCACCAGCAGATGACAGGAAGGATACTGAGAATGATGAGCAGGGCATATAA
- the LOC105166157 gene encoding transcription repressor OFP8-like, whose product MSKAKIRKHGLSFLNSFQFCRPKNHSSMVRTPLPAPTFSPVNSKQFDISFPYFPDPPPPTPSKVTPLGCAFESRSCTVMVQGTTRNTHSTPKKKETMYNSPVSSSDFDETDWPIAPSRTEKKKKKDKSTIRKSRARTNNEAEAACSLLPFPHSFNSTSLAEEEPLNGSKKAVERTRFRARRFKCYGSKEWKDGEMEAPETDSGDQEKKHGKVKESFVVVKRSVDPFEDFKKSMLEMILEKQMFEHKELEQLLMSFLSLNSRMHHRVIVEAFTEILKEVFCG is encoded by the coding sequence ATGTCCAAAGCCAAGATCCGCAAACATGGGCTCTCTTTCCTCAACTCTTTCCAATTTTGTCGTCCCAAGAATCATTCTTCGATGGTTAGAACCCCTTTGCCTGCTCCTACATTCTCCCCTGTCAACTCTAAACAATTCGACATTTCGTTTCCCTACTTCCCTGATCCTCCACCACCTACACCGTCAAAGGTCACCCCACTTGGCTGTGCATTTGAATCAAGATCATGCACGGTGATGGTTCAAGGTACAACACGAAACACACATTctacaccaaaaaaaaaggaaacgaTGTACAACTCACCTGTTTCATCAAGTGACTTTGATGAGACAGACTGGCCCATTGCACCCTCAAGAAccgagaagaagaagaagaaagataaaagcaCAATAAGGAAATCAAGAGCTAGAACTAACAATGAGGCTGAGGCTGCGTGCAGCCTGCTTCCGTTTCCTCATAGCTTCAACTCCACATCTCTTGCTGAGGAGGAACCCCTCAATGGGAGCAAGAAAGCAGTGGAGCGGACGAGATTTAGAGCACGAAGATTTAAATGTTACGGTTCAAAGGAATGGAAAGACGGGGAGATGGAAGCGCCAGAAACTGATTCTGgtgatcaagaaaagaaacatgGGAAAGTGAAGGAGAGTTTTGTTGTGGTGAAGAGGTCCGTGGATCCATTTGAAGATTTCAAGAAGTCCATGTTGGAAATGATTCTTGAGAAACAGATGTTTGAGCATAAAGAGTTGGAGCAGCTCCTGATGAGCTTCCTTTCACTCAACTCAAGAATGCATCACAGAGTCATTGTAGAGGCTTTCACGGAGATATTAAAGGAAGTTTTCTGTGGATGA
- the LOC105166158 gene encoding uncharacterized protein LOC105166158: MELRRCETRHFIQTVRDGLVKKVSNISSHGRPVIQFKTLKDVYENEDIKRLQGSPSNLVFNYEQLKRENSCFPVADRILQEVKHETDEFVPRADDDVDSDVDDDTTLKQLKVRLLKKKRKSIHSDEDTKQDNVNEKPVEDEPDLYEPLINWKLKPLKASKAKRKHMNLDVVSSSIINFSIKSEEHLMSEGSSQVGRELAPVICVKVEVPDAEQLGCLDKTSSADDSSIAHDEGLNPVGILSNGFQQTALLEYGEPQLSGGKYENCVTNETLFDHLEDVEPISVLVPWDGTRVKLATPESICEEFLDSPPLPTEKRKETRDAHSCISSPPEDPESDVFSHSGSSSSIEELSEQRSSSGVRAPDMATNGIGCSVLHQELNCILFEDKSNADFTYKQDDSMNSPGKDCGSQVNSMISLRTDESLLSVEDAKADEEQSSTCSSNAIKKNDLHCEGPVEDELLKAEEKQKPASPVSGTESQSSLMSRACDSKGGNSKPEPCQPPDRLLSTRKVISPSSQEQLHLVMKSFQLCDYADQDVSDCKRKLFGKQTGKKASPVRSDIQSDKVNVNHHRQSGQVSQQKVISPRHIMKKSHIAKGNLEGPRFSRTLPNLSTGCTSIQGCSESAIAFSQRQMHDMESLAVKLIDELKSMKDIVEQKLLFEAYRNVSLKNNADEVKSAINNAKKVEEMARKWISVMARDCNRFCKIMKMTPNNTTGSKDAVPRSRKKIIFADEAGGKLCHVKFFENNETSPIFDDVKQ, encoded by the exons atgGAACTAAGGCGTTGTGAAACTAGACATTTTATCCAGACTGTTAGGGATGGTTTGGTGAAAAAAGTTAGCAACATAAGTTCCCATGGAAGGCCAGTTATTCAATTCAAGACTTTAAAGGATGTGTATGAGAATGAAGATATCAAAAGACTCCAAGGGTCTCCTTCAAATTTGGTATTCAACTACGAACAGTTGAAACGTGAAAATTCATGTTTTCCAGTGGCTGATAGAATATTACAGGAAGTAAAACATGAAACTGATGAATTTGTTCCTCGTGCTGATGATGATGTGGATAGTGATGTGGATGATGACACCACATTGAAACAGCTCAAGGTACGattgttaaaaaagaaaaggaaatccATACACAGTGATGAGGATACTAAACAGGATAATGTGAATGAAAAGCCAGTGGAAGATGAACCTGATCTTTATGAGCCCCTTATCAATTGGAAACTAAAGCCTTTAAAGGCCTCAAAGGCTAAAAGGAAACACATGAATCTAGATGTTGTCTCCTCTTCAATCATTAACTTTTCTATTAAATCTGAAGAGCATTTGATGTCCGAAGGGTCCTCTCAAGTTGGTCGTGAACTAGCTCCAGTTATTTGCGTCAAAGTCGAGGTTCCAGATGCTGAGCAATTAGGATGCCTAGATAAAACCTCTTCGGCTGATGACTCATCTATTGCCCATGATGAGGGACTAAATCCAGTTGGGATACTGTCCAATGGATTTCAGCAAACAGCTCTGCTTGAATATGGAGAACCACAATTGTCTGGCGGAAAGTACGAAAACTGTGTTACTAATGAGACCTTATTTGACCATCTGGAGGACGTAGAACCTATTTCTGTGCTTGTGCCCTGGGATGGAACACGTGTGAAGTTAGCAACTCCAGAATCTATTTGTGAAGAGTTTCTCGATTCCCCCCCTTTGCCGactgagaaaagaaaagagacaaGGGATGCACATTCTTGTATCAGTTCACCACCTGAGGATCCAGAGTCAGATGTTTTTAGTCATTCCGGAAGTTCTTCCAGTATTGAAGAACTATCAGAGCAAAGAAGTAGTTCTGGCGTTCGAGCTCCTGATATGGCTACTAATGGTATTGGTTGCAGCGTACTTCATCAGGAGCTTAACTGCATCCTCTTTGAGGATAAATCTAATGCAGATTTTACATATAAGCAAGATGATTCTATGAACAGTCCTGGCAAGGACTGTGGCTCTCAAGTGAATTCCATGATTTCATTGAGGACTGATGAGAGTTTACTTTCGGTAGAGGATGCTAAAGCTGATGAGGAGCAATCTTCAACATGTTCCTCTAATGCCATTAAGAAGAATGACTTACATTGTGAAGGTCCCGTTGAGGATGAGTTACTGAAGGCTGAGGAGAAGCAGAAGCCAGCATCTCCTGTTTCTGGTACAGAAAGTCAGTCATCTTTAATGAGCCGAGCTTGTGATAGCAAGGGAGGAAATTCTAAACCAGAACCATGTCAACCTCCGGATAGGCTCCTTTCAACACGAAAa GTCATATCTCCATCTTCCCAAGAACAATTGCACTTGGTGATGAAATCGTTTCAACTATGTGACTATGCCGATCAAGATG TTTCAGATTGCAAGAGGAAGCTCTTTGGAAAACAAACTGGGAAGAAGGCTTCACCTGTGAGATCAGATATCCAATCTGATAAAGTAAATGTTAATCATCATAGACAGTCTGGTCAGGTTAGCCAGCAAAAAGTTATAAGTCCTAGACATATCATGAAGAAATCACACATTGCCAAAGGAAATCTTGAGGGTCCTCGTTTCTCACGTACCTTACCGAACCTCAGTACTGGTTGTACCTCCATTCAAGGTTGTTCTGAAAGTGCTATTGCATTCTCACAGCGACAGATGCATGACATGGAGTCTCTTGCAGTGAAGCTGATAGACGAGTTAAAGTCCATGAAGGACATTGTAGAACAAAAATTGCTTTTTGAAGCATATCGCAATGTTTCCTTGAAAAATAACGCGGATGAG GTAAAATCGGCCATTAACAATGCTAAGAAGGTTGAGGAAATGGCTCGAAAGTGGATCTCTGTGATGGCTAGGGACTGCAACCGATTCTGTAAAATAATG AAAATGACTCCAAATAACACAACTGGTTCCAAGGATGCTGTCCCCAGGTCGAGGAAGAAGATTATATTTGCCGATGAAGCTGGTGGAAAGCTCTGCCatgtcaaattttttgaaaacaaTGAAACTTCTCCCATTTTCGATGATGTGAAACAGTGA
- the LOC105166159 gene encoding outer envelope pore protein 24A, chloroplastic, with product MAISTYEMRAAFTANCQPEKAAAGATVSFKALDLNLHTSIAGNVAVGGPSWNDFSVAIEKPGRFTIDFHVPKKDYQFKFSQSLKLAKKPLNLSYTHTKSDGRTILDGTLVIDPANKVSVNHVPEAGNVMVKYTYVHGRSTTIEPSYDFGKNSWGLAVSRKLYGGDMLRATYETSSKTLGAEWSMSLKSNGSIKVSASVNLADEHKMPKLYAETTWDFEMRAPCVFAHRRQWFQSGREAYGWKNTRLPIY from the exons ATGGCGATATCCACGTACGAAATGCGGGCGGCCTTCACAGCCAATTGTCAGCCGGAGAAAGCGGCCGCCGGCGCCACCGTATCCTTCAAAGCCCTCGACCTCAACCTTCACACCTCCATTGCCGGTAATGTTGCCGTCGGCGGCCCCAGCTGGAACGATTTCTCTGTAGCCATCGAGAAACCCGGCCGCTTCACCATTGATTTCCACGTCCCCAAGAAA GATTATCAGTTTAAATTCTCGCAAAGTCTTAAGCTGGCGAAGAAGCCATTGAATTTGAGTTACACTCATACGAAAAGTGATGGTAGAACGATATTGGATGGCACTTTGGTGATTGACCCAGCAAATAAGGTTTCTGTGAATCATGTGCCGGAAGCTGGGAATGTGATGGTGAAGTATACTTATGTGCATGGACGGTCGACAACAATTGAGCCCAGCTATGATTTTGGGAAGAATTCATGGGGGCTTGCTGTTTCACGCAAGTTGTATGGGGGTGATATGTTGAGGGCTACGTATGAGACATCTAGCAAGACTTTGGGGGCCGAGTGGTCAATGAGTCTGAAGTCGAATGGGTCAATCAAA GTTTCAGCCTCTGTTAATCTGGCAGATGAGCACAAAATGCCAAAACTATATGCTGAGACGACCTGGGACTTTGAAATGCGAGCTCCTTGTGTCTTTGCTCATCGCCGGCAGTGGTTTCAATCTGGCCGAGAAGCTTACGGTTGGAAGAATACACGTCTGCCCATCTATTGA
- the LOC105166160 gene encoding outer envelope pore protein 24A, chloroplastic gives MMKASFKARYEPDKAAAAATVSVNAGDLKFRASITDATVVNGPSLNGLSLAVERPGFFVVDYNVPKKDFRFQFMNTVRVAEKSLNLSYTHLKGDARTILDGTLVIDSANKVSVNHVLDTGNTKLKYSYLHGGLTTFEPSYDLAKNTWDFAVSRRVYGDDVFRATYQTSSKNLGLEWSRSSKLNGSFKILASVNLADEQKMPKLCAETTWDFEM, from the exons ATGATGAAGGCCTCCTTCAAAGCTAGATATGAGCCGGACAAAGCGGCCGCCGCCGCTACCGTATCCGTCAATGCCGGAGACCTCAAATTTCGCGCCTCCATCACCGATGCTACTGTCGTCAACGGCCCCAGCTTGAATGGTTTGTCTTTAGCCGTCGAAAGACCCGGCTTCTTCGTCGTTGACTACAACGTCCCCAAGAAA GATTTTAGGTTTCAATTCATGAATACTGTTAGGGTGGCAGAGAAGTCATTGAACTTGAGTTACACTCATTTGAAAGGTGATGCTAGGACAATATTGGATGGGACGTTGGTGATTGACTCGGCAAATAAGGTTTCTGTGAATCATGTGCTCGACACTGGGAACACGAAGTTGAAGTATTCTTATTTACACGGAGGGTTGACAACGTTCGAGCCCAGCTATGACTTGGCGAAGAATACATGGGATTTTGCTGTTTCACGCAGGGTGTATGGGGATGATGTGTTCAGGGCTACTTACCAGACATCTAGCAAGAATTTGGGGCTTGAGTGGTCGCGGAGTTCGAAGCTGAATGGGTCGTTTAAG ATTTTAGCATCCGTCAATCTGGCAGACGAgcaaaaaatgccaaaattatGTGCTGAAACAACCTGGGACTTTGAAATGTGA